In one Methanomicrobia archaeon genomic region, the following are encoded:
- a CDS encoding ribonuclease Z has translation MLRITFLGTGGSMPTPNRTPSAIAVNREGELLLFDCGEGAQQQMMRAKTGMKIAAIFLTHFHADHVLGIPGLIQTMAMQGREEPLEIYGPRYVDKFLYHLLALGYAGRSFEIKAIELGAGDVVRRAGYEIRTMKTEHNVTSIGYVLEEDKRPGRFNRERAIELGIKPGPLFARLQSGHAITVDGREIRPEQVLGPPRPGRKIVYTGDTRPCASVAEASKDADLLIHDGTLADETKEFAIEYMHSTALEAATVAKTAGVVKLMLTHLSARYSDLEGARKLKAEAQHVFQNSDVASDLMTIEIGYRE, from the coding sequence ATGTTGCGCATCACCTTCTTGGGAACCGGAGGCTCAATGCCCACGCCGAACAGAACGCCGTCGGCAATCGCCGTGAATCGAGAAGGCGAGTTGCTGCTCTTTGATTGCGGCGAGGGCGCGCAGCAGCAGATGATGCGTGCGAAGACCGGCATGAAGATCGCCGCGATCTTCCTCACGCACTTCCATGCTGACCACGTGCTCGGTATTCCCGGGCTGATACAAACGATGGCAATGCAGGGGCGCGAAGAGCCGCTGGAGATTTACGGGCCGCGCTATGTGGATAAATTCCTCTACCATCTCCTCGCGTTGGGTTACGCGGGCCGGAGCTTCGAGATAAAAGCGATCGAGCTGGGCGCGGGCGACGTGGTCCGAAGAGCGGGCTATGAGATACGAACGATGAAGACCGAGCATAACGTCACGAGCATCGGCTATGTGCTCGAAGAGGATAAGCGTCCCGGGCGATTCAACCGTGAACGAGCGATCGAGCTGGGGATTAAACCCGGCCCGCTATTCGCGCGACTGCAGTCCGGGCATGCAATTACCGTTGACGGGCGCGAAATCAGGCCCGAGCAGGTCCTGGGCCCGCCGCGACCGGGCCGCAAGATCGTTTATACCGGTGATACACGGCCGTGCGCGAGCGTGGCCGAGGCGAGCAAGGACGCTGATCTGCTGATCCATGACGGTACCCTTGCGGACGAGACGAAGGAGTTTGCGATCGAGTACATGCATTCAACCGCCTTGGAGGCTGCTACGGTTGCCAAGACGGCAGGCGTGGTGAAGCTTATGCTCACACATCTCAGCGCCCGGTATTCTGATCTCGAGGGTGCGCGCAAGCTGAAAGCAGAAGCGCAGCACGTTTTTCAGAACAGCGACGTGGCGAGCGACCTCATGACGATTGAGATCGGGTACCGGGAGTGA
- the ftsZ gene encoding cell division protein FtsZ, giving the protein MGEMLGYTKETENKPVDEDDDLFGIPQLAIVGVGGAGNNSMNRLEYLGGLEGVSRIAINTDKLHLDSIKCEKKFLIGKSLTHGLGSGGSPEMGRKAAELNKEEIRRLVTGKNFVFLTAGMGGGTGTGAAPVVADIAREEGAIVVAMVSYPFEAERIRRKKAAEGIERLRETTDTVIVLENDKLIKYAGNLPVNDAFRTMDMLIAETIQGITETITQPSLVNLDFADLKAVMSEGGVAVMLVGETSKADHKPEAVVEDALCHPLLEADYRGATGSLIHVTGGSDLTMKETNDIVELLTYELDQNANVIWGARVNEDFNGMAKVVAIMTGVEPRWTFGGVYEERKASVSSPSGLSALIPVYHR; this is encoded by the coding sequence ATGGGGGAAATGCTGGGCTACACGAAAGAGACAGAAAATAAGCCAGTTGATGAGGACGACGATTTGTTTGGTATTCCGCAATTAGCGATCGTTGGAGTCGGCGGTGCGGGGAACAACTCGATGAATCGTTTGGAATATCTGGGTGGCTTGGAAGGAGTGAGCAGGATTGCTATTAACACCGACAAGCTGCATCTGGATTCCATTAAGTGTGAGAAGAAGTTCCTGATCGGAAAATCGCTTACGCACGGATTGGGTTCGGGCGGTTCACCGGAGATGGGTCGTAAGGCGGCGGAACTGAACAAGGAAGAGATCCGACGGCTCGTGACGGGCAAGAACTTTGTCTTCCTCACCGCAGGTATGGGCGGCGGTACCGGTACGGGCGCAGCGCCAGTGGTTGCCGATATTGCGAGGGAAGAGGGTGCGATTGTCGTGGCGATGGTCTCCTATCCGTTTGAAGCTGAGCGGATCAGGCGGAAAAAAGCGGCAGAGGGCATCGAGCGCTTGCGAGAAACCACCGATACGGTGATTGTGCTGGAGAATGATAAGCTGATCAAATATGCGGGCAATCTACCGGTAAATGACGCGTTCAGGACAATGGACATGCTGATCGCGGAAACCATTCAGGGGATAACGGAGACGATAACGCAGCCGTCATTGGTGAATCTCGACTTTGCAGACCTGAAGGCGGTAATGTCGGAAGGTGGTGTCGCCGTTATGCTTGTCGGCGAGACGTCAAAAGCAGACCACAAACCGGAAGCAGTCGTCGAGGACGCGCTCTGTCACCCATTGCTGGAGGCGGATTATCGAGGTGCAACGGGCTCGCTAATTCACGTGACTGGTGGCTCTGACCTCACGATGAAAGAGACCAACGACATCGTTGAACTGCTCACCTATGAGCTGGATCAGAACGCGAACGTGATCTGGGGCGCGCGCGTCAATGAGGATTTCAACGGCATGGCGAAAGTGGTCGCGATTATGACCGGTGTGGAGCCGAGATGGACGTTCGGCGGCGTCTATGAAGAGCGCAAAGCTAGTGTGAGCAGCCCCAGTGGCTTGAGTGCACTCATACCCGTCTATCATCGCTGA
- a CDS encoding radical SAM protein codes for MECRLVKQGFEQGSCQVFDRASGQYRNACDATFKIVKGTPQRLIHGRFLSRPEHYLSIYQSGCNLACKKCHSWQFTQHAVGAWQSPREIATAVQQYLTDYEITAVPREQATSWHAHELCKGCGRCVLQGERSEHCPGVLSLDKIELSPQGWGPARNIVAFTGGDLTCQPEFYVRATELIKELPESVWVLIETNGYGLTPENLDLLQGAGVDAFWLDIKAYDDEMHRRLTGVSNARMLQLPEQLKERGFVLEVLALCIPGWVEADQIGHIAETLAAVDTEIPFTILAFFPAYQMRDVSPPSLTQMIDAYLAARTAGLRKIKLGNVHLVAHTRADYETLERIVGRDSL; via the coding sequence ATGGAATGCCGGCTCGTCAAGCAAGGATTCGAGCAGGGGAGCTGCCAGGTATTCGACCGGGCGTCGGGCCAGTATCGAAACGCATGCGACGCCACGTTCAAAATCGTAAAGGGCACGCCCCAACGATTGATACACGGGCGTTTCCTCTCGCGACCCGAGCATTACCTCTCGATATACCAGTCGGGCTGCAATCTCGCCTGTAAAAAATGCCACTCCTGGCAGTTCACGCAGCATGCGGTCGGCGCATGGCAATCGCCCCGAGAGATAGCAACTGCAGTTCAGCAGTATTTGACCGATTACGAGATTACCGCGGTGCCACGCGAGCAGGCAACGAGCTGGCATGCACACGAGCTCTGTAAAGGCTGTGGCCGGTGCGTTTTGCAGGGCGAGCGGAGCGAACACTGTCCCGGCGTTCTCAGTCTCGATAAGATCGAGCTGAGCCCGCAAGGCTGGGGGCCCGCGCGCAACATCGTCGCCTTTACGGGTGGCGATCTCACCTGCCAGCCTGAATTCTACGTCCGGGCAACGGAATTGATCAAAGAGCTTCCCGAAAGCGTCTGGGTGCTCATAGAGACAAACGGATACGGCCTCACCCCGGAAAACCTGGACCTGTTACAGGGTGCAGGCGTTGATGCTTTCTGGCTCGATATCAAGGCGTACGATGACGAGATGCACCGGCGATTGACCGGCGTATCGAACGCGCGCATGCTGCAGCTACCCGAGCAACTGAAAGAGCGGGGGTTCGTCCTCGAAGTGCTCGCACTCTGCATTCCCGGCTGGGTTGAGGCTGATCAAATTGGTCACATAGCCGAGACCCTAGCCGCAGTTGACACCGAGATTCCGTTCACCATTCTCGCGTTCTTTCCCGCATACCAGATGCGCGATGTGTCTCCCCCCTCTCTGACGCAGATGATCGACGCTTACCTTGCGGCAAGGACTGCTGGACTGCGCAAGATCAAACTCGGGAACGTCCACCTGGTCGCGCACACACGCGCGGATTATGAGACCCTGGAGCGCATCGTTGGTCGAGATAGTCTCTAA